In Saccharothrix violaceirubra, the following are encoded in one genomic region:
- a CDS encoding phage tail protein, with the protein MALTIGELVGYLRVDASAWRRGLGEARATLARVARDSAGDLDKLGERARSAGDRAGQAFVGLALSITKVAGAISTVQGAVPTVVAMGGALALLPALGVAVKVGMFAAQVGMTGFGDALAAVDDPAAFAESLDKLSPAARQTALAVRDLAPAWKDVQRATQDALFAGVADEVRELGGAYLPVLKTGLSGITAEFNTAARGTGAFLGQSQQVQTVSGIFGQVRQAIGNTTSALPALVSILLDLVAVGSEFLPNLSGGFGDAAQRAAEFVRAARESGRLREWISSGLSTLGDLGKVFGNLLAIARSVFGAFDTGGASLLDTLLRVTGGVREFLESFEGQQALAALGELLGTVSSTVTSVLLVALRQLAPLVVTLAPAFAQLATQVGSTLVTALTLAGPLLLGLAGFLSENIGWLGPLGIGLYAAAQAFGVVSTAVRVLNVISSANPWALLIAATVVLATLIVTNWDTITAAVGAAWRWLVDVGKSTWDWIVGIVRGAAEFLVDLFLNWSLPGLIIKHWDSIVSGVRTAVRWVLDAVGWLGELPGRVGAWFVRVKDSIVDRWSDAVAWVRGVPQRILDALGDLGRLLYDTGANIVRGLINGFGSLAGAIRDKLLGLVKAAWDSVLSFFGINSPSRLAAEAGRYVGEGLVVGLGRMSGKVDRAFLDMAALPPIPKTVIPAPRLAAPAGSDWASGLSTFDPHLGSGGPVVHVTNHYPQAEPTSTTVNRSLQYAGALGVI; encoded by the coding sequence ATGGCGCTCACTATCGGCGAGCTTGTCGGCTATCTACGTGTCGACGCCTCGGCGTGGCGACGCGGGCTCGGCGAAGCGCGGGCGACGCTCGCGCGCGTCGCCCGCGACTCGGCGGGAGACCTCGACAAGCTCGGTGAGCGCGCCCGGTCGGCAGGTGACCGGGCGGGGCAGGCGTTCGTCGGGCTCGCGCTGTCGATCACCAAGGTTGCGGGCGCGATCTCCACCGTGCAGGGCGCGGTCCCGACCGTGGTCGCGATGGGCGGCGCGCTCGCCCTTCTGCCCGCGCTCGGCGTAGCGGTTAAGGTCGGCATGTTCGCCGCACAGGTCGGCATGACCGGGTTCGGCGACGCGCTCGCCGCGGTCGACGACCCTGCGGCATTCGCCGAGAGCCTCGACAAGCTCTCCCCCGCGGCGCGACAGACCGCGCTCGCCGTCCGCGACCTGGCACCCGCGTGGAAGGACGTCCAGCGGGCGACGCAAGACGCGCTGTTCGCCGGGGTCGCCGACGAGGTGCGCGAACTGGGCGGCGCCTACCTGCCCGTGCTGAAAACAGGGCTGTCCGGCATCACAGCGGAGTTCAACACCGCCGCGCGCGGCACAGGTGCGTTCCTAGGCCAATCGCAGCAGGTCCAGACCGTCAGCGGCATTTTCGGCCAGGTCCGGCAGGCGATCGGCAACACGACCTCGGCCCTTCCGGCGTTGGTGTCGATCCTGCTCGATCTGGTCGCCGTCGGCTCGGAGTTTCTCCCGAACCTGTCGGGCGGGTTTGGTGACGCCGCGCAGCGCGCCGCGGAGTTCGTACGCGCGGCGCGTGAGAGCGGACGACTACGCGAGTGGATCTCGTCTGGACTGTCGACGCTGGGCGACTTGGGCAAGGTGTTCGGCAACCTGTTGGCTATCGCGCGCAGCGTGTTCGGCGCGTTCGACACCGGCGGCGCCTCCCTGCTCGACACGCTGCTACGGGTCACCGGCGGGGTACGAGAGTTCCTCGAATCGTTCGAGGGACAACAGGCCCTTGCCGCGCTCGGCGAACTGCTCGGCACCGTGTCCTCGACCGTGACCTCGGTTCTGCTGGTCGCGCTGCGCCAACTCGCGCCGCTGGTCGTCACTCTGGCACCGGCTTTTGCGCAACTGGCAACGCAGGTCGGGTCCACTTTGGTCACGGCACTGACCCTGGCCGGGCCACTTCTGTTGGGACTGGCCGGTTTTCTGTCGGAAAATATCGGCTGGCTAGGCCCGCTGGGCATCGGGCTCTACGCCGCCGCTCAGGCGTTCGGGGTCGTCTCGACGGCCGTGCGCGTGCTGAACGTAATCAGCTCGGCGAACCCTTGGGCACTGCTCATCGCGGCGACGGTCGTTCTGGCGACGCTGATCGTCACCAACTGGGACACGATCACTGCGGCCGTTGGCGCCGCCTGGCGTTGGCTCGTCGACGTCGGAAAGTCCACATGGGACTGGATTGTCGGGATCGTCCGCGGCGCCGCCGAGTTCCTCGTCGACCTGTTCCTCAATTGGTCGCTGCCGGGCTTGATCATCAAGCATTGGGACTCGATCGTCTCGGGCGTCCGCACGGCGGTTCGGTGGGTGCTCGACGCTGTGGGCTGGCTCGGTGAGCTGCCGGGCCGGGTTGGCGCGTGGTTCGTGCGAGTCAAAGACTCCATTGTGGACCGTTGGTCGGACGCGGTCGCGTGGGTGCGTGGTGTGCCGCAGCGCATCCTCGACGCGCTCGGCGACCTGGGCCGCCTGCTCTACGACACCGGCGCGAACATCGTGCGCGGCTTGATCAACGGCTTTGGCTCGCTCGCGGGTGCGATCCGCGACAAGCTGCTCGGCCTGGTCAAGGCGGCTTGGGATTCGGTGCTGTCGTTCTTCGGGATCAACTCGCCGTCCCGGCTTGCCGCCGAGGCAGGTCGCTACGTCGGTGAGGGCCTGGTCGTCGGGCTCGGCCGCATGTCCGGCAAGGTCGACCGGGCGTTCCTCGACATGGCCGCGCTGCCGCCCATCCCCAAGACCGTCATTCCGGCGCCGCGCCTGGCCGCGCCCGCCGGTTCGGACTGGGCGAGCGGACTCTCGACGTTCGACCCGCACCTCGGTAGCGGCGGACCGGTGGTGCACGTGACCAACCACTACCCGCAGGCCGAACCGACCTCGACCACGGTCAACCGGTCGTTGCAGTACGCGGGCGCGTTGGGGGTGATCTAG
- a CDS encoding DUF7426 family protein: protein MAFRDLGELLDAGLALPIRGKVYTVPPVNAETGLRLQRLAEVAAQVADAAENGGSLDGVALDDAAEVDLYRDALGPVYDEMLADRVPWPALKLAGVTAWLDAAVGREAAEAYWNAAGSPNSTAGNRASRRTAARSTRQPASASGTTRTRKASTAKTATGTRGRKS from the coding sequence ATGGCGTTCCGCGACTTGGGCGAGCTGCTCGACGCCGGGCTCGCCCTCCCGATCCGGGGCAAGGTCTACACCGTCCCGCCCGTCAACGCCGAGACCGGGCTGCGGCTGCAACGGCTCGCCGAGGTCGCCGCGCAGGTCGCCGACGCCGCGGAGAACGGCGGGTCGCTTGACGGGGTCGCGCTCGACGACGCGGCCGAGGTCGACCTGTACCGCGACGCGCTCGGTCCGGTCTACGACGAGATGCTCGCCGATCGGGTGCCGTGGCCCGCACTCAAGCTGGCCGGGGTCACGGCGTGGCTCGACGCGGCTGTCGGCAGGGAAGCGGCCGAGGCGTATTGGAACGCGGCAGGCTCCCCAAACTCGACGGCCGGGAATCGGGCGAGCCGACGAACGGCGGCCCGATCGACCCGGCAACCGGCATCCGCGAGTGGTACGACCCGCACCCGCAAGGCCAGCACGGCGAAGACGGCGACGGGCACACGTGGACGCAAGTCCTAG
- a CDS encoding phage tail tube protein translates to MALRSLLAKDWALEVDTRASGAAQPQWTRVNGLTSFTETTDDNTEDDGDFDSDGWGSTVVTQRTWSIEAEGKRKRADAQTFTPDPGQEAIRKAGRVVGFAANIRVRWYRRDGSPDAYEGTATVSGFTKGGAVTDLEPFNFTLNGQGAPVEITNPANGTGGAGLAAAESVKAGA, encoded by the coding sequence ATGGCTCTACGTTCGTTGCTGGCAAAGGATTGGGCACTCGAAGTGGACACCCGCGCATCCGGCGCGGCACAACCACAGTGGACGCGCGTCAACGGCCTGACCAGCTTCACCGAGACCACCGACGACAACACCGAGGACGACGGCGATTTCGACTCCGACGGCTGGGGCTCCACAGTGGTCACTCAGCGCACGTGGTCGATCGAGGCCGAGGGCAAGCGCAAGCGCGCCGACGCGCAGACCTTCACCCCCGACCCCGGACAGGAAGCCATCCGCAAGGCCGGACGGGTGGTCGGGTTCGCCGCCAACATCCGCGTGCGCTGGTACCGGCGCGACGGTAGCCCGGACGCCTATGAAGGCACTGCGACCGTGTCGGGGTTCACCAAGGGCGGCGCAGTGACCGATCTCGAACCGTTCAACTTCACGTTGAACGGGCAGGGCGCCCCGGTCGAGATCACCAACCCCGCGAACGGGACCGGCGGCGCCGGGCTCGCCGCGGCCGAGTCCGTGAAGGCGGGTGCGTGA
- a CDS encoding minor capsid protein has product MSWTTRLAHGLAELLTDTGVAVYRPTGIYRDAEVGIVVGIVPAAPPSVLVLTPYALVDDVDQADSVLGLQVRARAAGPDPRPALDLLDAVFDELHGATHLDLGGALVHLAQRTASVPLSRDQSGRYEHADTYQLTAHRPTRYRS; this is encoded by the coding sequence GTGAGCTGGACAACCAGGCTCGCGCACGGGCTCGCCGAGCTGCTCACCGACACCGGGGTCGCGGTGTACCGGCCGACCGGCATCTACCGCGACGCCGAGGTCGGCATCGTCGTCGGGATCGTGCCCGCGGCGCCGCCGAGCGTCCTGGTGCTCACCCCCTATGCGCTCGTCGACGACGTGGACCAAGCCGACAGTGTGCTCGGTCTCCAGGTCCGCGCCCGAGCTGCCGGACCCGACCCCCGTCCAGCGCTTGACCTGCTCGACGCCGTGTTCGACGAGCTGCACGGCGCGACGCACCTCGACCTCGGCGGCGCCCTGGTCCACCTCGCGCAGCGCACCGCATCCGTGCCCCTGAGCCGCGACCAGTCCGGCCGCTATGAGCACGCCGACACCTACCAACTCACGGCCCACCGGCCGACCCGATACCGCAGCTAG
- a CDS encoding P22 phage major capsid protein family protein yields the protein MPNQLLTVDVIAREAIATLYEQTVMSGLVHRDYEGDFTGNSGDTITIRKPATFVVNEFNRTNGIQLQNATEGSTSLVLNKIPDVSFAVTSEDWSMRITDFSEQFLTPAMEAINQYTDRLVLGLRADITQSVTYDPAAAHVSDVLIDAGKVLNDANVPTSQRRAVHSTTLAALLQKDPLFVEADKVGDDGTALREASLGRKRGFDNVLTQNVKDDVSVAFRREAFALVTRTLPLPRGIGAGQGAVVTYKGLGLRVIYGYDMTRKEDVVSIDCLMGVKTLDPKRAVLIKRKAGA from the coding sequence ATGCCCAACCAGCTTCTTACCGTCGACGTGATCGCCCGCGAGGCCATCGCGACCTTGTACGAGCAGACCGTCATGTCCGGGCTCGTGCACCGCGACTACGAAGGTGACTTCACCGGCAACTCAGGTGACACCATCACCATCCGCAAGCCCGCGACGTTCGTGGTGAACGAGTTCAACCGCACCAACGGAATCCAGTTGCAGAACGCGACCGAGGGCTCGACGTCGTTGGTGCTCAACAAGATTCCCGACGTGTCGTTCGCGGTGACCTCCGAGGACTGGTCGATGCGGATCACCGACTTTTCCGAGCAGTTCCTCACCCCGGCAATGGAGGCGATCAACCAGTACACCGACCGGCTCGTGCTCGGCCTGCGCGCCGACATCACGCAGTCGGTCACCTACGACCCGGCCGCCGCGCACGTGTCCGATGTGCTGATCGACGCCGGGAAGGTGCTCAACGACGCCAACGTGCCGACCTCCCAGCGGCGCGCGGTGCACAGCACCACCCTTGCCGCCCTGTTGCAAAAAGACCCCCTGTTCGTCGAGGCCGACAAGGTCGGCGACGACGGAACGGCGCTGCGTGAGGCGAGCCTCGGCCGCAAGCGCGGTTTCGACAACGTGCTGACCCAGAACGTCAAGGATGACGTGTCGGTCGCGTTCCGGCGCGAGGCGTTCGCCCTGGTGACGCGCACGCTGCCGCTTCCGCGGGGCATCGGCGCCGGGCAGGGGGCGGTCGTGACGTACAAGGGTCTCGGCCTGCGGGTGATCTACGGCTACGACATGACCCGGAAAGAGGACGTCGTGTCGATCGACTGCCTCATGGGCGTGAAGACCCTCGATCCCAAGCGCGCCGTGTTGATCAAGCGTAAGGCGGGCGCCTGA
- a CDS encoding phage minor capsid protein yields the protein MAWEPPPDSDPAEVVEQLARDLLAVFTEAEARLLADIARRARAGVEIPEWAAQKAAAAREVRLAVERMLTQLRTEVGTGAAEAVLAAWQAGSAAALAQLADLGALDESQLGALREVIPGMDAAALLAADLTSRLDALYLRVLRWGQDAYQVAVAAAAPAQLLGTGTTRSAQRAAWDRLVADGVTGFVDRAGRGWNLASYVEMATRTATARAWNEGHLARLDSLGVDLVTVSNTTDGCALCSVWQGRILARTGAAGERTVENELTGDPMRVDVAATVDEARAAGLMHPNCRHTFLPFIPGVTRLDEPVEHDQAAENEREDLRELERKVRREKRKEAGALDVTARRAAQQRIRALQAEIREHVDATGLNRKRHREQLNLGHGTATAARARRAAVADQVAEGTAEQARLDAVAAEQAARRERERLAAEQAERQRLAVMTDDELAAHLAEVADDDAAVEAVLAEMDRRDAEAEQDQGEQLDEHQDAEDDDPHAEQWAQVDRLVAEGYDYQQAYAEAFEVDLERLRRDDAIARLRADGFTGRGFDELARAAYAKALDEQYLAAEAATNGYMVTNEGRRAQIDPRNLWRQNETYARKWASDELKEWWDANGRLTFDQFREELLNGGNGERHRTGGETWQQ from the coding sequence ATGGCGTGGGAGCCCCCACCGGATAGCGATCCGGCCGAGGTCGTCGAGCAGCTCGCCCGCGACCTGCTCGCCGTGTTCACCGAGGCCGAGGCGCGGCTGCTCGCCGATATCGCCCGCCGCGCCCGCGCCGGGGTCGAGATCCCAGAGTGGGCAGCGCAGAAGGCCGCCGCCGCGCGCGAGGTACGGCTCGCGGTCGAGCGGATGCTCACGCAGCTACGCACCGAGGTCGGCACCGGCGCGGCCGAGGCCGTGCTCGCCGCCTGGCAGGCGGGCAGCGCCGCCGCGCTCGCGCAGCTCGCCGACCTCGGCGCGCTCGACGAGTCGCAGCTCGGCGCGCTGCGCGAGGTGATCCCCGGCATGGACGCCGCGGCGCTGCTCGCGGCCGACCTCACCTCGCGGCTCGACGCGCTGTATCTGCGAGTCCTGCGCTGGGGACAGGACGCCTATCAGGTCGCAGTCGCCGCCGCGGCACCGGCGCAACTGCTCGGCACGGGCACGACCCGCTCGGCGCAGCGCGCCGCGTGGGATCGGCTCGTCGCCGACGGGGTGACCGGGTTCGTCGACCGGGCCGGGCGCGGGTGGAACCTCGCGTCGTACGTGGAGATGGCCACCCGCACGGCGACCGCGCGAGCGTGGAACGAGGGACACCTCGCCCGCCTCGACTCGCTCGGCGTGGACCTGGTGACCGTCTCCAACACCACCGACGGGTGCGCGCTGTGCTCGGTGTGGCAAGGGCGCATCCTCGCCCGCACCGGCGCCGCGGGCGAACGCACCGTCGAGAACGAACTCACCGGCGACCCGATGCGCGTCGACGTCGCCGCGACCGTCGACGAGGCCCGTGCCGCCGGGCTCATGCACCCGAACTGTCGGCACACCTTCCTACCGTTCATCCCCGGAGTGACCCGGCTCGACGAACCGGTCGAGCACGACCAGGCCGCCGAGAACGAGCGCGAAGACCTGCGCGAGCTTGAGCGCAAAGTGCGGCGGGAGAAGCGCAAGGAAGCCGGGGCACTCGACGTCACCGCCCGGCGCGCGGCACAGCAGCGCATCCGGGCGCTACAGGCCGAGATTCGCGAGCACGTCGACGCGACCGGCCTCAACCGCAAGCGCCACCGCGAGCAGCTCAACCTCGGCCACGGCACCGCCACCGCCGCGCGAGCCCGCCGCGCCGCGGTCGCCGACCAGGTCGCCGAGGGCACCGCAGAGCAGGCCCGACTCGACGCCGTCGCCGCCGAGCAGGCCGCCCGGCGCGAGCGTGAGCGCCTGGCCGCCGAGCAGGCCGAGCGGCAGCGGCTCGCCGTCATGACCGACGATGAACTCGCCGCGCACCTGGCCGAGGTCGCCGACGACGACGCCGCGGTCGAGGCCGTGCTCGCCGAGATGGATCGCCGCGACGCCGAAGCCGAGCAGGACCAGGGCGAGCAGCTCGACGAGCACCAGGACGCCGAGGACGACGACCCGCACGCCGAGCAGTGGGCGCAAGTCGACCGGCTCGTCGCCGAGGGCTACGACTACCAGCAGGCTTACGCCGAGGCGTTCGAGGTCGACCTCGAACGGCTACGCCGCGACGACGCAATCGCCCGCCTGCGCGCCGACGGGTTCACCGGCCGCGGGTTCGACGAGTTGGCCCGCGCCGCCTACGCGAAGGCGCTCGACGAGCAGTACCTCGCCGCCGAGGCCGCGACCAACGGCTACATGGTCACCAACGAGGGGCGCCGGGCACAGATCGACCCGCGCAACCTGTGGCGGCAGAACGAGACCTACGCACGCAAGTGGGCATCCGACGAACTCAAAGAGTGGTGGGACGCAAACGGTAGGCTCACCTTCGACCAGTTCCGCGAGGAACTGCTCAACGGCGGCAACGGGGAACGACACCGAACCGGGGGTGAGACGTGGCAGCAGTGA